In the genome of Chelmon rostratus isolate fCheRos1 chromosome 12, fCheRos1.pri, whole genome shotgun sequence, the window ATCAACCTTAGATCTATAGTGCCAAAAGCCTTGACACTGTATGTAATGACAATCATGATGTGATGACATGAATGCAGACTGTAGACTGCAGTGAGCCACATGCACCCAGTCTGGGCTCAAAGCAGATTCAGTCTTTGGCAGGTTTCCTCTGCCCTGAACTAAATGGCCAGCCAGTCTGATCCCCAAATAATTAAAAGAGTAAACCCTCATTGTCTCTCTCATCACATGTGGAGATAATCGGCAAAAAGAGTTTATTATGGGGTAAACTGCCAACAGACAGAAGAATGTTTGGGGCAAatagacagacaaagagaggccGGGGCAGAGATATTTAAAGCCTGAGTGACATCCAAAACCTGTACTGTCTGTACAAACAGATGAATGCGCCTGTTTCAGTAGTTAATTCAAAAAATAGTTGGAGTTTAGTTATTTAAATGCAATTTGTATCGCAATTGGTACTTCAGTCACTGGAAAACAACCTCACATCTCCAGTTTTATCACCATGAAGGTGTTGCATTGGTTTGTCACATAAACAGTGGTTACCTCCTGGATTCAGATCATATTAAGTGCCTAAAAGTGCATTAACCAATCttaaaattaatcatttaagggtagtattagaaaaaaaaaccttctgaTGCAAAATTGTACTATTCTGAAATATACATAGATATATACAATtaccttttcaaaataaaataaaaagaaataaaaagaaacccttacctctgtcctctctctgtcctgtgacCCACATAAACAGACAGTCGACCCCTGTTGCTTTTAAAGCCTGTGGGGTTGATGAAGCACTTCCCCCaaatcaaacagagagagagagagagagagagagagagacagagacagacagacagacagacagagagagagagagagagagagagagagagagagagagagagagactgctaCAAGTGGGTTAGAGATGTGGAAGTTGCAGACAAAATATGGTAAAAGCCTCAGTGTCAAAGGACTTTAATTTGAAAGTACTGAAATCACCAGTGCAAATAGAGCCATGCTATGCTCAACAACCACAGGCCTTTTTATGTTGTTATGATCATCTCTTCTCATTCCTTCGAAAGTGTTTTTGagcattttattctttttaccATGCGGAGTCAACAGTAGAGAGTTGAATAAATTAGAGGAGAACTGAACAGCAAAGGTCCCCAGCCAGACTCAAATTGGGGTGTCATGGTTCATGGACAGCGTCATCAACCCCCAGTATTCTTAATTTACGCACGATAGTGGCGGACaggtattcagatcctttactgaactAAAAGTACGAAAccaaatgttgaaaatattCCACTGCAAGGATAGTCCAAGTCCTGAATTCAAAGCCTTACTTCAGTAGAAGTATGtattatcaggaaaatgtatCAAAAGTTAAAGTACTCACTGTGGAGTAAAATGATCCCTGACAGTGTTTTACTGCTGAATTTGGTGTTTCTGggttaatattactgctgcattaaccTGCaagttgcattttactgctgtagatgttcaTGGTTGAGCTTATTTGATCTACTacagcaaagcatcatattctataacATCATCACATGTTTGCAGCCTAGTTTCGTCTACCATCAGAAGAACTTCTTGTATGTGACATTGATCTCATTACTAAGTAACATTTACTTTACTATGTGTGAGTCAGGCTTCTGACTGTGTAGAGGTGAATGCCATCCTAAGGCAAACAAAACCACGGTTCCACTTTTGTAAGAGGCCAAAATCGATGACAGTCAACACGAGGTCAAAGTGACAGAGTTACTGCACAGTGTTGTACTGTCAGTCAAATAAACACATGTAAGCTGTACTGTATACACGTACTGTGAAGCTACAGTGCTTCAATGCATTAGTCAGTCTTCACAAACCTGCATGCAACATTTGTCACTTGTTAACGTTGCCTTCAGCTCAGTTTGGGTAACAATCTAACTGCAAAGCAAACATCTAATCTCTCATGTGAGTGATTTGCTCAAAGTCCATTTTGGGCCAAagtaaaatgtcattatttgttttatacagGCTAAAGATAACTGAGCTAGAAGCTACACACATTACCTGATAGGCCAGTGTGAGTATCTGCGTACTACAGTGGTATCTAAGGACACTTGTGGTTTGTTTTCCACTAGTGGAGCTTTCATTTCAGTTCTAATGTACCCAGTGTAGTGATTGCAACAGTGCAGCCTGATATGCAGCGTGCAGACCCACATgcactctgacacacacgcacacacaaataataataattcattaatACAATTAATTCTTTACAAtcactttattttctgacaGTGCCAGTGTTTTGGATATTGAATGTCACGTGACTTACTGTGACTAGCCTGAGCTTTTTTCGTGATACCCTTTAAGGTAACCACAACTTTGATGCAAATGTGAACACTTGAATATCCAACTGAATTTACAATCCATCTAGTGCAGAATTACATGAAACCAATGCAGAGTTTTACTTTCAAGTCCTTGCTGACTACACAGCTCCCTAATACAGTCTATGATTTCTAACCTTCTGGAAAAATAGCAAaggttttcatttttgaaaatgtgatcAAAATAGGCTCCGTGAATGAAGGAATCAACCCCAATTTTGGTGACAGCATCTGAATGATTTGCTGCGGAGGAGGTTAATTCAAACAGCACGGTTCCAGACCACACCCCACTGATTGTGTTTCAATGCAAACACCTTCCTGGACGCTCACATTTATCCCAGTTTTGTGCCACTGCTTTACACAAACCATCAAATGCTAAACATTTTGGGTGAACTGTAACAAAAATAAAGCTTGCATAATGCACAGGAAACAGTTTATAGTGTAAGATACATTGTAGACCACTTTTGTTCTTAGGTTATCAGAATGCTCAAGCTACCTAACGCAGGATATGAGCTTACCTGCTCTCAGTACATTTGAGTATCCTGAATACTACCAGGGTTTAACTGTTCATGTAAACACTGTCAGTGGAACGCTTGTTACACCAGctgtaaacaaaagcagcaaattcaaCAGGCTTTGTGCAAATTATGTCCACACTTTTCACACAAACCCACATTTTCAGTGGGAGTCTACTTTGTCACAGACTACACCCTACATCTCCTCACATGTTGCTGCACATGCCGTAGCTCAGCATAAACCTAGGCTAACTGCCAGCCTCAGCATCTCACCTCAATCGAGCAAATCCAAGTCGTAGTGGTGCAGATCACAAGCACAGCCAGGTGACAATTCAAATGAGTCATCTCAGCACACATTTATATTGAGGCTTAAGTAATTCATAGATGAGATAGAAGCATGATGTGGCCATCTTATGTTACTACTgcagatgttttacacagcaaatTCTGCACATTCTTCCTTTCAGTACGTCATGCAAACTGCCACAATCAGGACAAAACCCCTATCAATTCCTCCTCATCATTGTCCCCAACGCCTTCTGTGGGACTGTGACAGGGGGCCATGAGCCCCAGGCCCAGCTCCGCCAGCATCTCACAGCTCATGTCGGTTGTCACCATGATCTTAGTCTCAAGGCGGTTACACAGAGTCCGGTAGGAGGGCAAAGGGTATCCCAGCTCTCTCAAGTACTCATAGCCTTTTGTGCCAACTGCACAGCGGATCTTTTGGGCCTTCAGGATGGTCTCTGGAGACCAGACAGCACGGCGGGAGCGTTTGGTGAGGGACAGGGTGCGAATCTGGTCCTCGGACAGAAAGTTCTGGAGACCCTTTTCGATCCGGTCCAGGCGATACAGAcgcttcttcatctcctctgcctgaaaaagacagaaaagaaggcTGTCTATTGGGGCTTTGTATTGAACATTCACACTTATGATTCCCTAACTGAGCTCCTTTCTCAATTTGTGTGTCTTAAAATGGCAGCTGCCCACATCAAAAGGCAATGGAGCCAAAAGATTATTTGGACCAATAATTAACTAACTAGGGGATGTAAGCTAACACAAAGTTAAACAGCAGTAGCTGAACcgttttttatttcttttctcacaACTAACATCTGAACCAGTGTTTTGCTGGTGTTAAAATGTAGCAcatttgaagaaaaagaaaaaaaaacaagaaagaagagAGTAATTTGTTGAAGAAGACACCAGCAGCCACCCACCTCCTTCTGTAGCCTCGCAGTGTGCTgtatctcctgctccagctgttTCTTAAGGAGTTGACACCGTGTGCAGGGCTGCTGGTCACTGGCAGTCCTGTCggcatcctcctcctcctccaggccaGGTAGAGGGGTGCGTCTGGCATAACCATGGTCCCCGAAGTTCAGCTCTTTCTCCACTACAGACATCAAGCAATGTTTATAACTAGTATTGTAGTCTGTACTTGTACTATTGGTGCATTTTACATGTACCTGAACTTACAGGCATTACATGCTTTGACACTGTTAATATAATTCTTAGATACAAACCacaatacagtaaaacattGTCTCACATGAACAAATATGCCTATTTTTTTGTCTGGTTAGCAGACATGgacaaacatacacatttattttgggTCATGTGTCTAGACCACCCAACAATTCGATCTCCACAGTTTCTTGAGAAAATATCT includes:
- the si:ch73-382f3.1 gene encoding THAP domain-containing protein 1, producing MGGCSAPNCSNSTSVGKQLFRFPQDPVRKKKWVVNCRRNFEPTPHSRLCQDHFEQSQFEEIARSPAGGKKLKPNAVPTLFSFGDPPYPAVTTPYILLPMKPEPVEKELNFGDHGYARRTPLPGLEEEEDADRTASDQQPCTRCQLLKKQLEQEIQHTARLQKEAEEMKKRLYRLDRIEKGLQNFLSEDQIRTLSLTKRSRRAVWSPETILKAQKIRCAVGTKGYEYLRELGYPLPSYRTLCNRLETKIMVTTDMSCEMLAELGLGLMAPCHSPTEGVGDNDEEELIGVLS